One Candidatus Nitrososphaera evergladensis SR1 genomic window carries:
- a CDS encoding helix-turn-helix transcriptional regulator — protein MAAQDVSELLFSLASADRLTLLSEVNTRKQRLTTLAKTINASTQECSRHLARLSDAGFIKKDPDGLYETTALGKTILTLFPTIEFLLKHKDNYFLSHDLSFLPRSFIERIGELSEGEYVNHVSQVLKHIKTVISEAREYVWLISDQPIVTGMSVGKSFQSRTLTVRLIAEQITDRKEFVDAKSILPEKFEVAMLQDVQIALAINETTAGVCFPGLDGEIDFGKGFSGKDPQFRAWCCDLFEHYWAGSRKIAFF, from the coding sequence TTGGCAGCACAAGACGTTTCAGAGCTCCTGTTCAGCCTTGCAAGCGCCGACAGGCTGACCTTGCTTTCCGAGGTCAATACCCGGAAGCAAAGGCTGACAACTCTTGCAAAAACCATCAACGCCTCGACACAGGAATGCTCTCGCCACCTTGCCCGGCTCAGCGATGCAGGCTTCATCAAAAAGGACCCGGACGGCCTTTACGAAACCACAGCGCTTGGGAAAACAATCCTTACCCTCTTTCCCACAATAGAGTTTCTTTTAAAACATAAAGACAACTACTTTCTTTCGCACGATCTCTCCTTTCTTCCCAGGAGCTTTATCGAAAGGATCGGCGAATTGTCAGAAGGAGAGTACGTCAACCACGTCAGCCAGGTGTTAAAGCACATCAAGACCGTAATCTCTGAAGCAAGGGAATACGTCTGGCTGATTTCAGACCAGCCCATCGTGACAGGAATGTCTGTCGGGAAGAGCTTTCAGTCCCGGACTTTGACCGTCAGGCTGATAGCCGAACAGATAACCGACCGCAAGGAATTCGTCGACGCAAAATCGATACTGCCAGAGAAATTCGAGGTTGCGATGCTGCAAGATGTACAAATCGCATTAGCGATAAACGAGACAACTGCAGGGGTGTGTTTCCCGGGACTGGATGGCGAGATCGATTTTGGCAAGGGCTTTTCTGGCAAAGATCCTCAATTCCGGGCCTGGTGCTGCGACCTGTTTGAGCATTATTGGGCAGGGTCTAGGAAAATAGCATTCTTTTAG
- a CDS encoding nuclear transport factor 2 family protein, whose translation MMESNKSSSNNNNAQQVVISYLKALENRDFKAARSYMHDNMSFSGPMASHHRPDALLKDLEPLCPLKYEIKKAFAVEGNENDVCLLYDLTIGTPAVTLFTCGWYRVQDGKISSIRTVFDPRPFAAAASGSKKKLVERHYANVSEGRIERDREVMSDDIVHVSAAAGTVSGIKDFLAFVSGFKRAFPDLRFDIRASIEGADTVITEGVFIGTNTGPMAGPNGSMMPATGRKVELPFCDVWKVRNERIVENHIYYDQLAFLGQLGLIPQQAKL comes from the coding sequence ATGATGGAATCTAACAAGAGTAGTAGCAATAATAATAACGCACAGCAAGTCGTGATATCGTATCTAAAGGCGCTTGAAAATCGCGACTTTAAAGCCGCTAGAAGCTACATGCACGACAACATGTCGTTTTCAGGACCCATGGCATCGCACCACAGGCCAGACGCGCTCCTCAAGGATTTAGAGCCGCTATGTCCGTTAAAATACGAGATCAAGAAGGCCTTTGCAGTGGAAGGCAACGAGAACGATGTTTGCCTTCTCTATGACCTGACCATCGGCACGCCGGCTGTAACTTTGTTTACATGCGGGTGGTATCGCGTTCAGGACGGGAAAATAAGCTCAATCAGGACAGTTTTTGACCCGCGACCATTTGCTGCAGCAGCATCTGGCAGCAAGAAAAAGCTCGTCGAGCGGCACTATGCCAACGTGTCAGAGGGCCGCATCGAGCGTGACCGCGAGGTCATGTCGGACGATATTGTCCACGTCAGCGCGGCAGCCGGGACGGTGAGCGGCATCAAAGACTTCCTCGCATTTGTGTCCGGTTTCAAGCGAGCTTTTCCCGACCTGCGCTTTGACATACGCGCGTCTATCGAGGGCGCAGACACGGTGATTACGGAAGGGGTGTTTATCGGCACCAACACCGGGCCGATGGCCGGGCCCAATGGGTCCATGATGCCGGCCACCGGCAGAAAAGTAGAGCTTCCCTTCTGTGACGTGTGGAAGGTGCGCAACGAGCGCATCGTCGAAAACCACATCTACTACGACCAGCTGGCGTTTCTGGGCCAGCTTGGGCTGATCCCGCAACAAGCCAAGCTCTGA
- a CDS encoding Kelch repeat-containing protein, with the protein MGSSMAAAVVIAIIVVLSITANSGISSSGVVATRLSESDTKSSSLAWTEGRLLPTSRTEVAGAAVDGKIYIIGGFDRTGKVVPTVEVYDPGTDKWNTAAPLPHPLHHAAAASYNGTLYVVGGYLEDNTPSDKLLAYDPKTDEWRQDDLAPMLTARGALAASFVNGTLYAVGGVNASFGSPAAGPLATNEAYDPKTNSWSQKAPMPTPRQHLAAAVLDSKLYAIGGRIDSLASNLASNEAYDPKSDAWTRLEPMPTKRGGIAAAAVGNAIYVFGGESPEGTFRNNEKYDTETSSWTRAPEMPTARHGLAAVALGNKIYVIGGGPQPGLTVSGANEIFSSVT; encoded by the coding sequence GTGGGATCAAGCATGGCAGCGGCAGTTGTTATTGCAATAATAGTAGTGTTATCAATCACGGCAAATTCTGGTATCTCTAGCTCTGGCGTTGTTGCTACCCGCCTGTCAGAATCTGATACAAAATCATCTTCTTTGGCCTGGACCGAAGGCAGGCTCCTGCCTACTTCCCGGACAGAAGTTGCCGGCGCCGCAGTTGACGGCAAGATCTACATAATCGGGGGATTTGACAGGACCGGCAAGGTGGTCCCGACAGTCGAGGTCTATGACCCTGGCACTGACAAATGGAATACCGCCGCGCCGCTGCCGCATCCACTTCACCACGCGGCCGCAGCATCGTACAACGGCACGCTGTACGTGGTGGGCGGCTACCTTGAAGACAATACGCCTTCAGACAAACTGCTAGCCTACGATCCAAAAACAGATGAATGGCGGCAAGACGATCTTGCCCCGATGCTGACTGCAAGGGGTGCGCTGGCCGCCAGCTTTGTAAACGGCACCCTTTATGCGGTAGGCGGCGTCAACGCCAGCTTTGGCTCTCCTGCCGCCGGCCCGCTTGCAACAAACGAGGCGTACGACCCAAAGACGAACAGCTGGTCGCAAAAAGCGCCCATGCCCACTCCCCGGCAGCACCTTGCAGCTGCAGTTCTTGATAGCAAGCTGTACGCCATAGGAGGCAGGATAGACAGCCTTGCCTCAAACCTTGCCTCCAATGAAGCGTACGACCCAAAAAGCGACGCGTGGACCAGACTGGAACCGATGCCAACAAAGAGGGGCGGGATTGCGGCTGCCGCGGTTGGCAATGCAATTTACGTTTTTGGAGGCGAGTCGCCAGAAGGCACCTTTAGAAACAACGAGAAATATGACACAGAAACCAGCAGCTGGACACGCGCGCCGGAAATGCCAACGGCCCGCCATGGCCTTGCGGCAGTCGCTCTTGGAAACAAGATCTATGTGATAGGGGGCGGTCCACAGCCGGGCCTCACCGTCAGCGGTGCAAACGAGATATTTTCTTCTGTCACATGA
- a CDS encoding NADP-dependent oxidoreductase: MKSKIVSKEIHLKKRPAGFVTEDDFELVEVEIPEPKREGEFSVRNIWMSVDPWMRIYMVKGSRIMPPVELNKALSGGCIGQVIESKSDNFKVGECVKANFGWREYWAAHDADSSAKNITKVDPKIAPLEYFLGLLGITGITAYVGLFKIGELREGQDTVFVSSAAGGVGSVACQIAKIKGCHVVGSCGSDEKVRWLLDELKVDYAFNYRKLGESNISSELKRACPDGIDLYFDNVGGKHLEAAIDNMNIFGRIVLCGTTSQYNDNNNTSTTSGNVNDPSTPTLSSGPSNLSLAVSHRLRLQGFIWSDHNDILNEFNASMSKWINEGRIKWKESIFEGLENAPKAFVSLFKGESLGRMLVKLGPYTATSL; encoded by the coding sequence TTGAAAAGTAAGATAGTTAGCAAGGAAATTCATCTAAAGAAACGACCGGCAGGATTTGTTACTGAAGATGACTTTGAGCTTGTAGAGGTAGAGATTCCTGAACCAAAAAGAGAAGGCGAGTTTTCGGTTCGCAATATCTGGATGTCAGTGGATCCTTGGATGAGGATATATATGGTCAAGGGAAGTAGAATAATGCCTCCAGTTGAACTGAATAAGGCACTCAGTGGCGGATGTATAGGACAGGTTATAGAATCTAAAAGTGATAATTTTAAAGTTGGAGAATGTGTCAAAGCAAACTTTGGTTGGAGAGAGTATTGGGCTGCGCATGATGCAGACAGCAGTGCTAAAAACATTACAAAAGTAGATCCCAAGATTGCTCCATTAGAATATTTTTTAGGATTACTCGGCATTACTGGCATCACTGCTTATGTTGGTCTTTTTAAAATAGGTGAACTTAGGGAAGGTCAAGATACTGTATTTGTTTCATCAGCCGCTGGTGGGGTAGGCTCTGTTGCGTGTCAGATAGCAAAGATAAAAGGATGTCATGTAGTTGGCAGTTGTGGCAGCGATGAGAAGGTAAGATGGCTACTTGATGAACTTAAAGTAGACTATGCATTTAATTACAGAAAACTAGGGGAAAGTAATATCTCCTCCGAGTTAAAGAGGGCGTGCCCAGATGGAATCGACCTTTATTTTGATAATGTCGGTGGCAAACATCTTGAAGCAGCAATTGACAACATGAACATTTTTGGAAGAATAGTACTATGTGGAACAACATCGCAATACAATGATAATAATAATACTTCTACAACATCTGGTAATGTCAACGACCCTTCAACTCCTACTTTGTCATCAGGACCATCGAACCTTTCTTTAGCTGTTTCACACAGACTTAGACTTCAAGGATTCATCTGGAGTGATCATAATGATATTTTAAACGAGTTCAATGCTTCCATGTCCAAATGGATAAATGAAGGCAGGATAAAGTGGAAAGAAAGCATTTTTGAAGGCCTAGAGAATGCGCCAAAAGCCTTCGTTAGCTTGTTTAAAGGAGAAAGTCTTGGTAGAATGCTTGTAAAGCTTGGACCATACACTGCAACCTCTTTGTGA
- a CDS encoding competence/damage-inducible protein A, with translation MMIIEILCVGNELLSGITLNTNAHWIAAQVAKAGGTVSRVTVVRDELSAISSAVNESLGRKPDILVTTGGLGATYDDMTLEGVAQALGRKAVLDKTAVEMLKTSYKRRHLRYRINKVRLKMATIPEGSVPIENPVGSAPSVMLDIGTRVFCVPGVPTEMKAVFKKHILPLVQKGVGSFVSREANYFVMGVSEGMIAPALVKIVDANSRDAVYLKTHPRGYYKKTTPRIRVHLVCKGADKEHVARMLARISGQLLKDIARLGGRIEE, from the coding sequence ATGATGATCATTGAAATCCTGTGCGTCGGAAACGAGCTTTTGTCAGGCATCACGCTCAACACGAACGCGCACTGGATAGCCGCGCAGGTGGCCAAAGCCGGCGGCACGGTGAGCAGGGTGACGGTCGTCAGGGACGAGCTGAGTGCAATTTCATCGGCGGTGAATGAGTCGCTTGGGCGCAAGCCGGACATACTGGTGACTACGGGCGGCCTTGGCGCGACGTACGACGACATGACGCTTGAAGGAGTGGCGCAGGCGCTTGGAAGAAAGGCCGTCCTTGACAAGACCGCGGTAGAGATGCTGAAAACCAGTTACAAAAGGCGCCACCTGCGCTACAGGATAAACAAGGTCAGGCTAAAGATGGCCACGATACCGGAAGGGTCGGTGCCGATTGAAAACCCGGTGGGAAGCGCGCCCTCTGTCATGCTAGACATCGGTACGAGGGTGTTTTGCGTGCCGGGCGTTCCCACAGAAATGAAGGCCGTGTTCAAAAAGCACATCCTGCCCCTTGTGCAAAAGGGCGTCGGCAGCTTTGTCTCAAGGGAGGCGAACTATTTTGTCATGGGCGTCTCGGAGGGCATGATAGCGCCGGCGCTCGTAAAGATCGTGGACGCAAACTCTCGCGACGCGGTTTACCTAAAGACGCACCCACGGGGCTACTACAAAAAGACGACCCCAAGGATAAGGGTGCACCTCGTATGCAAGGGCGCAGACAAAGAGCATGTGGCCAGGATGCTTGCACGCATTTCAGGGCAGCTACTGAAGGACATCGCAAGACTGGGCGGCAGAATAGAAGAATGA
- a CDS encoding branched-chain amino acid transaminase has protein sequence MTADEKGKIWLDGALVDHGDAKIHVLTHGLHYGTGVFEGIRCYKTVDGQSAIFRLQDHMQRLIDSGRIYFMDLGFTRKQLEQAAIDTVKANNMEECYIRPIAFYGYGKMGVNPMPNKVSVAIAVWKWDEYIKGSGEEKGARLMVSSWARLDPKTMPMHAKATANYANSALARVEAIKAGFDEAIMLNSSGMVVEASAENIFIVNKDGSLATPPTSSGALAGITRESVIAIAKENGIPCEERNISRDELYVADEVFLTGTAAEIKPVGEIDNRTIGRDGGRPGKVTKQLKTLFEAVVHGKDGKFSSKWLAPIS, from the coding sequence ATGACGGCGGATGAAAAGGGCAAGATCTGGCTCGACGGCGCGCTGGTCGACCACGGTGACGCCAAGATACACGTGCTGACGCACGGCCTTCACTATGGCACCGGCGTCTTTGAGGGCATACGCTGCTACAAGACGGTAGATGGCCAAAGCGCGATATTCCGCCTGCAGGACCACATGCAGCGCCTGATTGACAGCGGCAGGATCTATTTCATGGACCTTGGCTTTACCCGCAAGCAGCTGGAGCAGGCGGCCATCGACACAGTAAAGGCAAACAACATGGAGGAGTGCTACATCCGGCCTATTGCGTTCTACGGCTATGGCAAGATGGGCGTAAACCCGATGCCAAACAAGGTGTCAGTGGCAATCGCGGTCTGGAAGTGGGACGAATACATCAAGGGCTCCGGCGAGGAAAAGGGCGCAAGGCTCATGGTGTCTTCGTGGGCGCGCCTTGACCCAAAGACGATGCCGATGCACGCCAAGGCAACCGCAAACTATGCCAACTCTGCCCTTGCCCGCGTCGAGGCAATCAAGGCAGGCTTTGACGAGGCGATAATGCTCAACTCCTCCGGGATGGTGGTGGAGGCAAGCGCCGAGAACATCTTTATCGTCAACAAAGACGGGTCGCTTGCGACGCCCCCGACATCATCAGGCGCGCTTGCCGGCATCACTCGAGAAAGCGTGATCGCAATCGCAAAGGAAAACGGCATCCCGTGCGAAGAGCGCAACATCTCTCGCGACGAGCTGTACGTCGCTGACGAGGTGTTCCTGACGGGAACCGCCGCAGAGATAAAGCCGGTGGGCGAGATAGACAACCGCACAATAGGCAGGGACGGCGGCAGGCCCGGCAAAGTGACAAAGCAGTTGAAAACGCTGTTTGAAGCCGTGGTTCACGGCAAGGACGGTAAGTTCAGCAGCAAGTGGCTTGCGCCAATAAGCTGA
- a CDS encoding metal ABC transporter solute-binding protein, Zn/Mn family, with the protein MKQGRIALAAIAVVIPLAMVATLYTGVQQQASPSSSATTAAKEESSRLKIVTSFYPLYDFASHVAGDRAEVSSLIPPGIEPHDWEPTPGDVTRARNADLLIINGAGFENWASGIGAKALVNTTEGLDLGPAQKDEEGHVGVNPHVWLDPVLAKHQVDVIRAALARADPANAAYYDENAKKFSSELDALDSAIRQELASCTKSDFISFHDAFKWFSERYGLVQHNIQGVSPEGEVLPQKIQETIQTARSLGIKVIYSEDLVDSRLSNVIASEIPGGKVLVLSPIEGVSSAERAAGIGYMEKMNENLANLKEGLECTTQ; encoded by the coding sequence ATGAAGCAGGGCAGGATCGCGCTTGCGGCAATTGCGGTCGTAATACCGCTTGCAATGGTTGCCACGCTGTACACAGGCGTGCAGCAGCAAGCATCGCCATCATCAAGTGCCACTACTGCCGCCAAGGAAGAATCATCAAGACTGAAGATAGTGACCTCTTTTTATCCGCTGTACGACTTTGCCTCCCACGTTGCCGGGGACCGGGCAGAGGTGTCAAGCCTGATCCCTCCGGGCATCGAGCCTCACGACTGGGAGCCAACCCCCGGCGACGTGACGAGGGCAAGGAATGCCGATTTGCTGATAATAAACGGCGCCGGCTTTGAGAACTGGGCTTCCGGCATTGGCGCAAAGGCCCTTGTCAACACGACGGAGGGCCTTGACCTTGGGCCGGCGCAAAAAGATGAGGAGGGCCACGTTGGCGTAAACCCCCACGTCTGGCTGGACCCCGTGCTTGCTAAGCATCAGGTTGACGTCATACGGGCCGCCCTTGCAAGAGCAGACCCCGCAAACGCAGCCTATTATGACGAAAACGCCAAAAAGTTCTCATCCGAGCTTGACGCGCTTGACTCTGCAATAAGGCAGGAGCTTGCGTCCTGCACAAAGTCGGACTTTATCTCGTTCCACGATGCGTTCAAGTGGTTTTCAGAGAGGTACGGCCTTGTACAGCACAACATACAGGGAGTGTCGCCAGAGGGCGAGGTGCTGCCGCAAAAGATACAGGAAACAATCCAGACTGCAAGGTCGCTTGGCATCAAGGTGATTTATTCCGAGGATCTCGTGGACAGCAGGCTGTCCAACGTCATTGCAAGCGAGATACCAGGCGGAAAGGTCCTGGTGTTGAGCCCCATAGAAGGCGTCAGCAGCGCCGAGCGCGCAGCAGGCATTGGCTACATGGAAAAGATGAATGAAAACTTGGCAAACCTGAAGGAGGGGCTGGAATGCACGACGCAGTAG
- a CDS encoding glycosyltransferase → MLLFFASPIGLGHATRDIAIAEKLQGYDIFFVSGEGASRLIEKKGYTVVDAYRPEKFIVQDGQLQQSFRWLMSYYSYYKKCKEVAKGVLAEHDDNPIVSDEDFASIAVAEEARRKRVLITDIAETHFTKGAASLIEKKMNGAMKDMMKKCDCVIIPDDGDDYDNISYVGPIVRKATADRETLRKRLGFSRKTIVVSIGGTDAGRYLIERSLDAYRKLRDKLDADLVVVPGPSLQLPESPDYRNLGFIDNLHELIYAADLVVSLAGRSTMDESIAYGTPGIFIPIKGHFEQEQGAARLGYKHEDVFRLESLIEEKIGSRRNNTVNTGGAEKAAKIISTLSG, encoded by the coding sequence ATGCTGCTGTTTTTTGCAAGCCCAATTGGCCTTGGGCATGCCACGCGCGACATTGCAATAGCTGAAAAACTGCAAGGCTACGACATTTTCTTCGTATCAGGCGAGGGCGCCTCCCGGCTCATCGAGAAAAAGGGCTATACAGTAGTTGACGCCTACAGGCCGGAAAAATTCATCGTGCAGGACGGCCAGCTCCAGCAGTCTTTTCGATGGCTCATGAGCTACTACTCGTACTACAAGAAATGCAAAGAGGTTGCAAAAGGCGTGCTTGCAGAGCACGATGATAACCCCATTGTAAGTGACGAGGATTTTGCGTCGATAGCAGTCGCGGAGGAGGCAAGGAGGAAGCGGGTCCTGATAACTGACATCGCCGAGACGCATTTCACAAAGGGCGCCGCGTCGCTCATCGAAAAAAAGATGAACGGCGCCATGAAGGACATGATGAAAAAGTGCGACTGTGTGATAATCCCCGACGACGGCGACGACTATGACAACATATCGTACGTCGGGCCCATAGTGCGCAAGGCAACTGCCGACCGCGAAACGTTGCGCAAGCGCCTTGGTTTTTCAAGGAAAACCATAGTGGTGAGCATCGGCGGCACAGACGCGGGCCGCTACCTCATTGAAAGGTCGCTTGACGCGTACAGGAAATTGCGCGACAAGCTGGACGCCGACTTGGTTGTCGTTCCCGGGCCATCATTGCAGTTGCCCGAGTCGCCGGACTATCGCAACCTTGGCTTTATCGACAACCTGCACGAGCTGATATACGCGGCCGACCTTGTGGTTTCGCTGGCAGGCCGGTCAACGATGGACGAGTCAATAGCGTACGGCACGCCGGGGATATTCATCCCGATAAAGGGACATTTTGAGCAGGAGCAGGGCGCCGCCCGCCTCGGATACAAGCACGAAGACGTTTTCCGGTTAGAGTCGCTGATTGAGGAAAAGATTGGTAGCAGAAGGAACAATACCGTAAATACAGGTGGCGCAGAAAAGGCTGCAAAAATCATTTCCACTCTGTCCGGGTAG
- a CDS encoding CopG family ribbon-helix-helix protein, with protein MPIVSVSLNDDILAEMDVLQKALGFTGRSEIVRAGIRQLAAEEKDRQDLVGFIHALLMVVHNEESEKQVTDMKHDYDDLIQTHLHSKIHGDRCLEVFLLKGEAEGVKRMTKEFQSNKKMDHVKLISM; from the coding sequence GTGCCCATAGTAAGCGTATCGCTCAACGACGACATACTGGCCGAGATGGACGTACTGCAAAAGGCCCTCGGCTTTACAGGCAGGTCCGAGATAGTAAGGGCCGGCATCCGCCAGCTTGCGGCGGAGGAAAAGGACAGGCAGGACCTGGTGGGCTTTATCCATGCGCTGCTCATGGTGGTGCACAACGAAGAGTCGGAAAAGCAGGTGACGGACATGAAGCACGACTATGACGACCTGATACAGACGCACCTGCACAGCAAGATCCACGGCGACAGGTGCCTGGAAGTGTTTTTGCTAAAGGGCGAGGCAGAGGGGGTAAAGCGCATGACCAAGGAGTTCCAGTCCAACAAAAAGATGGACCACGTGAAACTCATCTCAATGTGA
- a CDS encoding aspartate kinase, giving the protein MTTAVTVAKFGGSALGADGVLIPKIMDRLKQIMSESKVVAVFSAPMIEYDGKVSSMTDVAIKVGRNYASSNPVEIEVLREVYERIATRYLDEERKKAFLDQLDKFYRQVIISLKVAAENRRFVDVIRSRTLAYSGEVTMSYLMGYVMQAHGIKAAHVPIEHWPIITDDNFEAANFMASESRQNAGHLIELVESNDVVSMGGFIGKTADGLETTYERGGSDRTAADIAIILSGDKYETKISFEKDSAVLSADPKIVKDGLDFVPYLSYNEARIAGMFGMKILDPIAIKEIDDNGLDIPLVVTNMTRPDSVTVIKRTPPSDDQSNPIKIVTGKKNCAIVRMETIAASHLIASLESDRQYHEFVKLSPYVKDDVEMTRLLFLDADYVRRHERHFRAYYQKAEIVYGRAVVTLIGDEMWRVPKIASTASSNVSEHDINILNLDAQEETSRILIVVEDKANSVADAVKAIHHTRVKMHGRRGGGGSSGA; this is encoded by the coding sequence TTGACCACCGCGGTAACTGTTGCCAAGTTTGGCGGTAGCGCGCTCGGGGCCGACGGGGTGCTCATCCCCAAGATAATGGACCGGCTAAAGCAGATAATGAGCGAGTCCAAAGTCGTAGCGGTGTTCTCGGCGCCGATGATAGAGTATGACGGCAAGGTAAGCTCGATGACCGACGTCGCCATAAAGGTAGGCAGGAACTATGCTTCCTCAAATCCCGTGGAGATAGAAGTGCTAAGGGAGGTGTACGAGCGCATTGCGACGCGCTACCTTGACGAGGAGCGCAAAAAGGCGTTTTTGGACCAGCTGGACAAGTTCTACCGGCAGGTCATCATTTCACTAAAAGTCGCGGCGGAAAACAGGCGCTTTGTGGACGTCATACGCTCCCGCACGCTTGCGTACAGCGGCGAGGTGACGATGTCGTATTTGATGGGCTACGTGATGCAGGCGCACGGAATCAAGGCGGCGCACGTGCCAATAGAGCACTGGCCTATCATCACCGACGACAACTTTGAAGCGGCAAACTTTATGGCAAGCGAATCGAGGCAGAACGCCGGCCACCTGATAGAGCTTGTTGAAAGCAACGACGTCGTGTCGATGGGCGGGTTTATCGGCAAGACTGCCGACGGGCTGGAGACGACGTACGAGCGCGGAGGCTCTGACAGGACGGCGGCAGACATTGCGATTATCCTGAGTGGCGACAAGTATGAAACAAAGATATCGTTTGAAAAGGACAGCGCAGTGCTCAGCGCCGACCCCAAGATAGTAAAGGACGGCCTTGACTTTGTGCCATATTTGTCGTACAACGAGGCAAGGATAGCCGGCATGTTTGGCATGAAGATCCTCGACCCGATTGCGATAAAAGAGATAGACGACAACGGCCTCGACATACCGCTTGTGGTGACGAACATGACTAGGCCGGACAGCGTGACTGTCATAAAGCGCACGCCGCCGTCCGATGACCAGTCAAACCCGATAAAGATAGTGACCGGCAAGAAAAACTGCGCGATTGTAAGGATGGAAACCATTGCAGCGTCGCACCTTATTGCTTCACTGGAAAGCGACAGGCAGTACCACGAGTTTGTCAAGCTGTCGCCGTACGTCAAGGATGATGTTGAAATGACAAGGCTGTTGTTCCTTGACGCCGACTATGTGCGCAGGCACGAGCGGCATTTCAGGGCGTACTACCAAAAGGCCGAGATCGTGTACGGAAGGGCAGTCGTCACGCTGATAGGCGACGAGATGTGGCGCGTTCCGAAAATCGCGTCAACGGCTTCAAGCAATGTCAGCGAGCACGACATCAACATACTCAACCTTGACGCGCAGGAAGAGACGTCAAGGATACTGATAGTGGTAGAGGACAAGGCAAACAGCGTGGCTGACGCGGTAAAGGCGATACACCACACCCGGGTCAAGATGCATGGCAGAAGAGGGGGAGGAGGTAGCAGTGGCGCATGA
- a CDS encoding translation initiation factor IF-6, whose product MAIYRYTVYKSPNIGIFIRANDKVMLIPHGFAETKTEKLSEYLQVEEVHASVAGTRLLGPMTVMNNNGILLPPIAEEEEVQFLRERTRLRVERVKSKFTAVGNLIAANDNGAIVSPLLESEVDEQVRDVLGVPAHRMEVGGFVQAGSMIVATNAGAGVHPKATEEEVKAVSEALQVPAEPLTINGGVPFLSSGIVANTKAVVVGSLTSGPELIMLSRIFQA is encoded by the coding sequence TTGGCGATCTACCGCTATACCGTCTACAAGAGCCCCAACATAGGGATATTCATAAGGGCAAACGACAAGGTGATGCTCATTCCCCACGGCTTTGCCGAGACCAAGACGGAGAAACTCTCCGAATACCTGCAGGTAGAGGAGGTCCACGCGTCGGTCGCAGGCACGCGCCTGCTGGGCCCCATGACGGTCATGAACAACAACGGCATACTGCTCCCGCCCATCGCCGAAGAAGAGGAGGTGCAGTTTTTGCGCGAGCGCACGCGCCTGAGAGTCGAGCGGGTAAAGAGCAAGTTCACCGCGGTCGGAAACCTGATCGCGGCAAACGACAACGGCGCCATTGTTTCGCCGCTTCTTGAAAGCGAGGTGGACGAGCAGGTGCGAGACGTGCTTGGCGTGCCGGCGCACCGCATGGAGGTAGGAGGCTTTGTGCAGGCAGGCTCCATGATAGTTGCCACAAACGCCGGCGCAGGCGTGCACCCAAAGGCGACAGAGGAAGAGGTAAAGGCGGTTTCGGAGGCGCTGCAGGTGCCGGCCGAGCCGTTGACGATTAACGGCGGAGTCCCGTTCCTGTCTTCCGGGATTGTCGCAAACACGAAAGCAGTCGTGGTAGGAAGCCTGACCAGCGGACCGGAGCTTATCATGCTGAGCAGGATATTCCAGGCATGA